The following coding sequences are from one Capsicum annuum cultivar UCD-10X-F1 chromosome 3, UCD10Xv1.1, whole genome shotgun sequence window:
- the LOC107863634 gene encoding photosynthetic NDH subunit of subcomplex B 2, chloroplastic — MAAAALLSLSLPKLNVIKASGSTITCVPENLEPKFGRKGIKFTDAGTVELTVRNGSSVKLQISNAHITSYKPKVHWKDDGFEEVLYTLPPSSSSSSNSRGGIGLVINEIVEPNPKGTAPTTASEWTVTDVDSDSIDALQVELSCTRGTLDINYVVSLYPLSMATAVIVKNNGRKPVKLTTAILSHLKSKTRVGTGIQGLRSCTYCTHPPLSSSFEILSPGEAMKTEDPDMFSFGWEPEKKPGMWSTQDVPITVLKHKLSRLYSVPPEEKAKEFYNSIPSKYETIDQGRELFFRIIRMGFEDIYLSSPGSFSEKYGKDYFICTGPASMLVPLVVNPGKEWRGAQVIEHDNL, encoded by the exons ATGGCTGCTGCAGCTCTTTTATCTCTTTCTCTACCTAAGCTTAATGTAATTAAAGCTTCAGGCAGCACTATCACTTGTGTTCCTGAGAATCTTGAACCGAAATTTGGTCGTAAAGGCATCAAATTTACAGATGCAGGCACAGTTGAGCTGACAGTTAGAAATGGAAGTTCCGTCAAGCTACAGATATCCAATGCCCACATCACTTCTTACAAGCCTAAAGTTCATTGGAAAGATGATGGCTTTGAGGAAGTTCTTTATACCCTtcctccatcttcttcttcttcttctaattcCAGAGGTGGTATTGGTTTAGTAATCAATGAAATCGTGGAGCCTAATCCTAAAGGAACAGCACCCACAACAGCTTCTGAATGGACTGTCACAGATGTTGATTCTGACTCTATTGATGCCCTCCAG GTTGAATTGAGCTGCACCCGAGGGACTCTGGATATTAACTATGTGGTGTCGCTCTATCCACTGAGCATGGCAACAGCAGTTATAGTGAAGAACAATGGCCGAAAGCCTGTCAAGTTAACGACTGCTATCCTAAGCCATTTGAAGTCTAAGACAAGAGTGGGGACAGGAATACAAGGACTCCGGAGCTGCACTTATTGCACACATCCTCCTTTGTCTTCTTCCTTTGAAATTTTATCTCCAGGGGAAGCTATGAAAACTGAAGATCCTGATATGTTCTCTTTTGGTTGGGAACCAGAGAAGAAGCCTGGTATGTGGTCGACTCAAGATGTGCCCATCACTGTCCTGAAGCACAAGCTCAGTAGACTTTACAGTGTTCCACCAGAAGAAAAGGCAAAGGAATTTTATAATTCAATACCTTCAAAATATGAAACAATCGATCAG GGTCGTGAGCTCTTCTTCAGGATAATACGTATGGGCTTTGAAGATATTTACTTATCTAGTCCTGGTTCATTTTCAGAAAAGTATGGGAAGGATTACTTTATCTGCACAGGCCCTGCTTCAATGTTGGTTCCTCTAGTTGTGAATCCTGGTAAAGAGTGGAGAGGAGCACAAGTTATTGAGCATGATAATCTATGA
- the LOC107863633 gene encoding protein NDH-DEPENDENT CYCLIC ELECTRON FLOW 5, with product MAAINTCLLSPNIISHSPISRSPSKSISILPPNLCSPLHYSSLTRNIPLPEVASISYPLIDAKYLESEFSGHGVTFTGVNDSCVVRMALENGSIANLMLPSGLITSYKAQMWHGGTIELLHTTVSEGRNGSPVIEGGVSLTCNCENDEGLSWTPSSWDLHEVKGDPQGSIQVELICTGSDGKIEAKYMVTLQQDLLTSEIKITNLGMASLRMVGSVLSHLTVSTPEASYAVGLQGSDFFSKPPILANFSILPPSFGKTKNQPSKKSFREIFSSWGTKNRSPEKFAREAEKELEGEETDNYKHLTDEMSKIYRSAPRNFVLIDRGRRNSVVVGRDGFKEVYLLSPGSRHESYGRYSYICVGQAALLQPIIVESQSEWKGKQSLHNPNM from the exons ATGGCTGCCATCAACACTTGTCTCCTTTCTCCAAATATAATTTCCCATTCTCCCATTTCTAGATCCCCGAGCAAAAGCATATCCATACTTCCTCCTAATCTATGCAGTCCCCTCCACTACAGCAGCTTAACAAGAAATATTCCATTGCCAGAGGTAGCTTCAATCTCTTACCCACTCATCGACGCGAAATACTTGGAAAGTGAGTTCAGTGGACATGGAGTCACCTTCACAGGAGTTAATGACAGCTGTGTTGTCCGCATGGCGTTGGAGAATGGAAGTATAGCTAACTTGATGCTCCCAAGTGGTTTGATCACATCATACAAAGCTCAAATGTGGCATGGAGGCACAATCGAGTTGCTGCATACCACTGTCTCAGAAGGACGGAATGGTTCACCAGTCATTGAAGGAGGAGTTTCACTCACCTGCAACTGCGAGAACGATGAAGGTCTTTCATGGACACCAAGTTCTTGGGATCTTCATGAAGTCAAAGGAGACCCTCAAGGATCTATTCAG GTGGAATTGATCTGCACAGGTTCAGATGGAAAGATTGAAGCTAAGTATATGGTTACTCTGCAGCAAGATCTTTTAACTTCAGAGATTAAAATCACTAATTTAGGTATGGCAAGCCTCCGGATGGTGGGTTCAGTTCTTAGCCATCTGACGGTAAGCACACCAGAAGCCAGCTACGCAGTGGGCCTGCAAGGGTCAGATTTCTTCAGCAAGCCTCCAATTTTAGCTAACTTCAGTATTCTTCCTCCCAGCTTTGGGAAGACGAAAAATCAGCCTTCTAAGAAATCTTTTAGGGAAATATTCTCAAGCTGGGGTACCAAAAATCGAAGTCCAGAGAAATTTGCAAGAGAAGCAGAAAAAGAGTTGGAGGGTGAAGAAACAGATAACTACAAGCATTTGACTGATGAAATGAGCAAAATTTATAGAAGTGCACCTAGGAACTTCGTACTCATTGATCGG GGAAGACGAAACTCAGTGGTAGTAGGACGTGACGGGTTCAAAGAAGTGTACTTGCTGAGTCCTGGCTCAAGACATGAAAGTTATGGCAGATACTCATACATATGTGTTGGGCAAGCCGCTTTGCTTCAACCAATAATCGTAGAATCTCAAAGTGAATGGAAAGGTAAACAAAGTTTGCATAACCCAAATATGTGA